TGTTTCAATCCCATATTTTCAGATTATTCCTAACAAGTGTGTCATGAACCTGTGGTTACTAGTTTTTCCGTGATGGATTCGGTTCAGATGATAGCTCACATCGAAAAGTCCTTGGACTACTCGATCTTCGACGTTAAATGGATTCCTTGCTCTGCAAAGTTTGTAGTGATCGGATCGAAACCTAAAGGCACCGGCATACTGCAAATTTACGAACTGAACCGTGGTGAGCTGGAAAAGGTAACTGAGGTGGAGAAGGCTGAATCCTTCAAATGTTGTTCGTTTGGTGCCTCATCATTGCGGGAAAGCCATCTGGCAATAggtgatttcgttggaaagctggCAATCTATGATCTGGAGCGTTTGCGTGAGCCGGTTTACGAGGTGGATGCCCATTCAGGAATAATAAACGCGTTGGATGCCATGGGGGGAATATCACCGAACTACGGAGCACCGGAGATTGTTACAGGTGGTAGAGATGGTTCTGTGAAAGTTTGGGATCCCAGACAAAAAGAGGTGCCAGTGGCCCACATTAGTGCCGTTGGCGATGATCCGGCAGCAAAGCGTGATTGCTGGACGGTGGGCTTTGGAAACTCTTATAATCAAGTTGAACGCTCGGTTGTAGCCGGTTATGATAACGGTGACGTCAAACTGATAGATCTCCGGATAATGAAAGAACGTTGGACTACAAATGTTAAGAACGGAGTTTGTGGCGTTGAATTTGATCGTAAGGATATAGACATGAACAAACTAGCTGTGTGCACATTAGAAGGTGGCTTGCACGTGTTCGATATGAGGACTCAACATGCGGAGAAAGGATTTGCCCAGTTAACGGAGAAAAACGCAGGCAAATCTCTGGGGTCTAATGGAGTTATCAGTGGATCAAAATCCACTGTTTGGGCGGTGAAACATCTACCTCAAAATCGTGACATATTTGCGTCATGTGGTGGAGCTGGAAACATTCGTTTGTGGCTTTAGTAAGTGTTGCATTCCTGATGGATCTTTGAAATATTGTCATTAATGTATTTCCAGTCACTATCCTGACAAACGCGTGAAAACGAATGCTAGCGGTGAGCAACAAGGCGTAATTGGGTCGTTGGAAATGTTGAATGCAACCACATTATCTACGCAGCCTGTTCATGCGTTTGATTGGAGCCCTGACCGCCAAGGTTTAGCTGTGTGTGGAGCCTTTGACCAAACAGTACGAGTTTTAGTTACGACTAATATCAATCTTCACTGAATACAATATGTTATGCTACTGATTCGGTATTCTCCTTTGTAAAATGGTCATTGTATGTCTTTCAAACATTTCCATTAAGGTATATTTTTAGAATTTGTAATATACAGAACG
The Toxorhynchites rutilus septentrionalis strain SRP chromosome 2, ASM2978413v1, whole genome shotgun sequence genome window above contains:
- the LOC129770737 gene encoding dynein axonemal assembly factor 10 codes for the protein MDSVQMIAHIEKSLDYSIFDVKWIPCSAKFVVIGSKPKGTGILQIYELNRGELEKVTEVEKAESFKCCSFGASSLRESHLAIGDFVGKLAIYDLERLREPVYEVDAHSGIINALDAMGGISPNYGAPEIVTGGRDGSVKVWDPRQKEVPVAHISAVGDDPAAKRDCWTVGFGNSYNQVERSVVAGYDNGDVKLIDLRIMKERWTTNVKNGVCGVEFDRKDIDMNKLAVCTLEGGLHVFDMRTQHAEKGFAQLTEKNAGKSLGSNGVISGSKSTVWAVKHLPQNRDIFASCGGAGNIRLWLYHYPDKRVKTNASGEQQGVIGSLEMLNATTLSTQPVHAFDWSPDRQGLAVCGAFDQTVRVLVTTNINLH